One part of the Lotus japonicus ecotype B-129 chromosome 2, LjGifu_v1.2 genome encodes these proteins:
- the LOC130740274 gene encoding pectin acetylesterase 8-like: MESTRTGQWLNLLACLLLLLKAEASYVPITLVRNAVAKGAVCLDGSPPAYHFDKGYGAGINSWLVAFEGGGWCNNVTTCLGRKNNRLGSSKKMANQIAFSGILHNRKQFNPDFYNWNRIKVRYCDGSSFTGDVEAVNPVTKLHFRGARIFAAVIEDLLAKGMKNARNAIISGCSAGGLTSVLHCDRFRALLPRGAKVKCLSDAGYFINARDVSGSSYIKQYFTQVVITHGSARNLPQSCTSRISPGLCFFPQYLVSQITTPIFFVNAAYDSWQIKNILAPGVADPSGHWHSCKMDINNCSPDQLDLMQGFRTEFLRALTVLGNSPSKGMFIDSCYAHCQTEMQETWFTSDSPVVNKTTIAKAVADWFYERRLFHQIDCPYPCNPTCHNRVFEPPQDHPGKNVTTKGTSGASARRPSFPKLSDKAKWIELLCIRQGISGLLLPLVILVIL, encoded by the exons ATGGAGAGCACAAGAACAGGCCAATGGTTAAACCTTCTAGCGTGCTTATTGCTATTGCTGAAGGCAGAAGCTTCATATGTACCAATTACTTTAGTCCGGAACGCGGTAGCAAAAGGAGCTG tttGTTTGGATGGTAGTCCACCAGCTTACCATTTTGATAAGGGATATGGAGCAGGGATTAACAGTTGGTTAGTTGCTTTTGAG GGAGGAGGATGGTGCAACAATGTCACCACTTGCCTTGGTCGCAAGAACAACCGTTTAGGTTCATCCAAGAAAATGGCCAACCAAATTGCCTTTTCTGGAATTTTACACAACAGGAAACAGTTTAATCCAG ATTTCTACAATTGGAACAGAATCAAGGTTAGATATTGTGATGGGTCATCATTTACTGGTGATGTGGAAGCAGTCAATCCA GTAACTAAATTGCATTTCAGAGGAGCAAGGATTTTTGCTGCTGTCATTGAGGATTTACTAGCAAAAGGAATGAAAAATGCTCGAAAT GCTATTATCTCTGGATGTTCAGCTGGAGGATTGACTTCAGTACTGCATTGTGATCGCTTTCGAGCTCTATTACCGAGAGGAGCTAAAGTGAAATGCCTCTCAGATGCTGGTTACTTCATCAATGC AAGGGATGTCTCTGGATCAAGTTACATTAAACAGTACTTCACTCAAGTTGTTATCACACAT ggCTCTGCAAGGAATTTGCCTCAATCATGCACTTCAAGAATCAGTCCAGGGCTG TGCTTTTTCCCGCAATATTTGGTATCACAAATCACTACACCAATCTTCTTTGTAAACGCGGCATACGACTCGTGGCAG ATAAAGAACATATTGGCGCCGGGTGTAGCTGATCCTAGTGGCCATTGGCATAGCTGCAAGATGGATATTAACAACTGCTCACCTGATCAACTTGATCTAATGCAAG GCTTCAGGACAGAATTCTTAAGGGCATTGACTGTGCTAGGAAACTCTCCATCTAAAGGAATGTTCATAGACTCTTGCTATGCTCACTGCCAAACAGAAATGCAGGAGACATGGTTCACAAGTGACTCTCCTGTGGTTAACAAGACA ACGATTGCAAAGGCTGTAGCAGACTGGTTTTATGAAAGAAGGCTCTTCCATCAGATAGATTGCCCTTACCCTTGCAATCCCACTTGTCACAACCGCGTTTTCGAACCCCCACAAGACCATCCAGGA AAAAATGTGACAACCAAAGGAACTTCAGGTGCATCAGCTAGAAGACCCAGTTTTCCTAAACTATCAGACAAG